GCGGGCTCCCTCCTCCGATCGCCGTCGGCATTCGCGCCACCTCCGGCTGGATGGCCAGGAGTACCACACGAATGTCACCCGGCTGGGCCCGCTGATGCTCCTGAGCGGGCACGAGCGGCCCGAGGCCGCCTGGGGCTCGCTGCGGCTGGTGGGCGCGGAGCGGGCGGAGGAGCACCACATCTCCCTGGCGCGCCTGGAGCAGGGCGTGCTGCTGGGCCGCTACGAGCGCTGCGGTATCGTACTGGCGCAGGAGGGCCTGGGCCTCTCGCGCGTGCATCTGCTCCTGGTCCGCATGGGCGGAGAGGTGCTGGCCATCGACACCGCCAGCACCAACGGGACCTGGCGCGGCCCCGTCGAGGTCCAGACGACCGTGCTGGAGGAGTCGGACTCCCTCGAACTGGGGGAGTCCCTCGTCCTCCACTGGCGCCGCCTGCCCCGTCGCTCCTCCTGACGGGGGGCTCCCGAGCCCGGGCCTCCCGGGGGGCATCCTCGGGGGTTGCCAGGCTGCTCGGGGGGCCGTTCCCGGTCTTCCGATGGCTCGGTCCCAGGGCGGAGGTCACTGGCAGAGGTTAGACTCCGCCAATGCACTCCAGCCCATCCAGCCGGCCGTCTGTCGTCGTGGCGGAGCTCGGGCCCACGAATACGGGGAAGACCCACCGCGCCATCGAGCGCATGCTCGAGCACGACTCGGGCATCATCGGTCTCCCGCTTCGCCTGCTCGCTCGGGAGGTCTACGACCGGGTGACCGCTCGAGTGGGCGAGGGGCGGGTCGCGCTGATGACAGGGGAGGAGAAGCGCCTGCCCCCGCGTCCCGACTACTGGATTTGCACCGTCGAGGCGATGCCGCTCGATCGGCCGGTCGACTTCCTCGCCGTGGATGAGATTCAACTCGCCGCCCACCGCGAGCGCGGGCACGTCTTCACCGATCGCCTGCTCCATGCGCGGGGACGCCGGGAGACCTGGTTCCTCGGCGCGGACACGATGCGGCCCATGGTCCAGGCGCTCATCCCCCAGGCCTCGGTGAAGCGCGCCACCCGCCTGTCCCAGCTTCGTTTCTCCGGGCGTCACTCCCTCAAGAGCCTGCCTCCACGCTCGGCCGTGGTCGCGTTCTCCGCGGACCGCGTGTACGAACTCGCCGAGGCACTGCGCCGCCTGCGAGGCGGGGTCGCCGTGGTGCTGGGCGCGCTCTCCCCGAGGACGCGCAATGCCCAGGTGGCGATGTACCAGGCCGGTGAGGTGCAGTACCTCGTGGCCACCGATGCCATCGGCATGGGGCTCAACCTCGACCTCAACCACGTGTCCTTCGCGGCGCTCTCCAAGTACGACGGCGCCGAGCAGCGAGACCTCTTCCCGGACGAGCTGGCCCAGATCGCCGGCCGCGCGGGGCGCCACCTGAATGACGGGAGCTTCGGCACCCTGAACACGCTGCCCGAGCTGTCTCCGCGGGTGGTCTCGGCCATCGAGTCCCACCGGTTCCCCGCGGTCCGCAGCCTCATCTGGCGCAATTCCTCGCTCGACTTCTCGAGCCCGGAGTCCCTGCTCGATTCGTTGTCGCGAGCTCCACGCAATAGTGCCTTCATCCGCGTGGAGCGCGCGGACGACTTCGATGCGCTCAAGGAACTCTCGCACGTTCCCGCCATTCGCGAGGTGGCCACCGACCGGGCCTCGGTCGAGTTGCTGTGGCAGGTCTGCCAGATTCCGGACTTCCGCAAGGGGCTCTTCGGCCAGCACGTCGCGTTGCTGCGGGAGACCTTCCTCCAGCTCTCCGAGGGGGACGGGAAGCTGGAACAGGCCTGGCTGTCCCGGCAGGTGTCTCCGCTCGATGATGTGTCCGGGGACATCCACACCCTGATGGATCGGCTGGCCGCCATCCGCATCTGGACGTACATCAGCCATCGGTCGAGCTGGCTCCACGACGCGGAGCACTGGCAGGAGCGCACCCGCCGCATCGAGGACGCGTTGGGTGACGCCCTGCACGAGCGGCTCGTGGAGCGCTTCGTGCAGCGGGCCGCGCGCAGGAGCGCACGCCGCTTCGTGAGGGCCGCCGCGCCCTCCGCCGCCGGGTCGGACAGCCCCTTCGCCAGACTGGGGCTCCTGCTGGGAGAGGTGCCGGGCGCGGACGGCGCGGTGACCGAGGAGCAGTTCGTCCAGCGGGTGGTCGACGCGACGCATGAGGACTTCCAGGTGGACGCGTCCGGAAGCATCTCGTTCGATGCGCAGCCGCTGGCCCGTCTGGTGCGTGGCAAGGACCGGCGCTCCCCGCAGATCGCGCTCGCGGAGCCGGAGGTCTGGACCGGAGGCGCGCGGCGGCAGCTCGAGCGCCGGCTGGTGGCGCTGGCGAGGGATCTCGTCACCGAGGCCATGGGGGGCTTTCCCGCCGAGTCCCTCGCCGGAGCGGATCGCTCCGCGGAGACGCGGGGCCTCGCCTACCGGCTGGCCGAGGGGCTCGGAGTGATTTCCCTGGGGGAGGCGCGCGAGCAGTGGCGGTTGCTGGACGATGAGTCCCGCGAGCGCTTGAAGACGCTGGGGGTCCGCGAGGGACAGCGCTTCTTCTACGTCGCCGAGGCGCTCACACCGCACGCGCTCGAGCGGCGCTGCATGCTGACGGCGCTGTTCCTCCAGGGCCCTTCACCCAAGGGGATTCCGCGCGAGCCGGCGCTCGAGGTCCCCCAGTTGGGCGGCCTCAACGCGCGAGCCTTTGGCTACGAGGTGCTCGGGAGCGTGGCGTTGCGGCTCGACGTCGTCGAGCGGCTCAGCGAGGCGCTGCGCCACCCGCAGGGAGCCCGGCAGGTGCACACGCTCCTGCGGGAGCTGCGTCTGGAGAGCGGTGTTCGCGCGCGGGTTCTGCGGGAACTCGGAGGCCAGTCCGGGGGCGCGCCGGTGAAGCGGCGGCGGCGACGGCGGGGAGGCGGCAATCGTGGCGCCCATGGACCACCGGCTCATGTCGGCGCGCACCAGAAGCCTCGAAGGAGCGGGACGGCCGGGGAGGGGAGTGTCCAGGGGGCAGGTCCCAAGCCCGATTGATGGGGTCGGATGGGGTACTCAGTGAGCGCGCGCGAAATACCGCGCCAATCGGCGATGCCGATGCGCGAAGAACGCCGCCACCACGCGCGCCAGGAGGGGCTGAGCCCACAGCAACCCCCATCGCGGCACGAACGTGATCCGATCCGTGATCTCGGTCGAGCCGCCCCGCGCGACGAGGCAGCGCTCGTGCTCCCAGCGCCGCATGCTCGCCATGGTCGACTTCTCGTGGAAGCGATGGCCCGGCTCCAGCTCGGCGATGGTCAAGAGATCGTAGTCGAAGGGGAGCACTCCGAAGAGTCTCAACCACGCGCGGCCAAGCGGCACTCCCACGGGGAGGGTATCGAGGTGGAGCACGCCGACCCCGCGCGGAGCGCTCATCGTGAGCCAGGGTCGCATCTCGTCATTGATTCCCTCGGGACTCGCGATGCGCTCCCATACGGACCGAAGGGGCGCGTCGATCGTGCTCGTTCGCTCGAATACCGTGGCCATTTCATCCATACGTGTTCGTGAATCCCCAGT
Above is a window of Cystobacter fuscus DNA encoding:
- a CDS encoding helicase-related protein; this translates as MHSSPSSRPSVVVAELGPTNTGKTHRAIERMLEHDSGIIGLPLRLLAREVYDRVTARVGEGRVALMTGEEKRLPPRPDYWICTVEAMPLDRPVDFLAVDEIQLAAHRERGHVFTDRLLHARGRRETWFLGADTMRPMVQALIPQASVKRATRLSQLRFSGRHSLKSLPPRSAVVAFSADRVYELAEALRRLRGGVAVVLGALSPRTRNAQVAMYQAGEVQYLVATDAIGMGLNLDLNHVSFAALSKYDGAEQRDLFPDELAQIAGRAGRHLNDGSFGTLNTLPELSPRVVSAIESHRFPAVRSLIWRNSSLDFSSPESLLDSLSRAPRNSAFIRVERADDFDALKELSHVPAIREVATDRASVELLWQVCQIPDFRKGLFGQHVALLRETFLQLSEGDGKLEQAWLSRQVSPLDDVSGDIHTLMDRLAAIRIWTYISHRSSWLHDAEHWQERTRRIEDALGDALHERLVERFVQRAARRSARRFVRAAAPSAAGSDSPFARLGLLLGEVPGADGAVTEEQFVQRVVDATHEDFQVDASGSISFDAQPLARLVRGKDRRSPQIALAEPEVWTGGARRQLERRLVALARDLVTEAMGGFPAESLAGADRSAETRGLAYRLAEGLGVISLGEAREQWRLLDDESRERLKTLGVREGQRFFYVAEALTPHALERRCMLTALFLQGPSPKGIPREPALEVPQLGGLNARAFGYEVLGSVALRLDVVERLSEALRHPQGARQVHTLLRELRLESGVRARVLRELGGQSGGAPVKRRRRRRGGGNRGAHGPPAHVGAHQKPRRSGTAGEGSVQGAGPKPD